The Gillisia sp. Hel_I_86 genome has a segment encoding these proteins:
- a CDS encoding SulP family inorganic anion transporter: MFKNLKNDLPSSLVVFFVALPLCLGIALASGAPLFSGVIAGIIGGIIVGAASGSSLGVSGPAAGLAVVVLTAISDLGSYELFLVAVVLAGIMQIILGLLKAGVIGYFFPSSVIKGMLSAIGIIIFLKQIPLAMGFDDQSESVFSFFETTGQDTFLSLAHMTDYVSVGVVLITAISLMILLLWDKVLAKRSKFFKLVPGPLVAVIAGIIYQLIFRDTASILEITGNNLVIVPVPDGISDFIGQFTFPDFTQLGNSKIYMVAITIAVVASLETLLSVEATDKLDPKKRVTPTNRELMAQGLGNTFSGLVGGLPITQVIVRSTANVMSGGKTKLSTILHGFLLLFSVLLIPRFLNLIPLGVLAAVLLIIGYKLANPKQYVQMFKLGKSQFVPFVVTVVAIVATDLLVGILLGLSVGIITILINSYKNSHFLHIEDVSNGKSKMKMVFAEEVTFLNKGAIQRELNSLPKNTSLDIDVTKTKSLDLDVLEILDDFAITASNRNINIKLISERGEFENPVNYREIFGVEVFEPAH; this comes from the coding sequence ATGTTTAAAAATTTAAAAAACGACTTACCATCGAGTTTAGTAGTGTTTTTTGTTGCCCTACCCTTATGCTTGGGAATAGCCCTAGCCAGTGGGGCACCTTTGTTTTCAGGAGTCATTGCCGGTATTATTGGAGGAATTATAGTAGGGGCTGCCTCGGGTTCTTCACTTGGGGTTAGTGGCCCTGCAGCAGGTTTGGCAGTGGTGGTGCTCACAGCAATTTCAGATCTTGGAAGTTACGAGCTGTTTCTGGTTGCCGTGGTTCTTGCCGGGATTATGCAGATTATTTTAGGATTGTTAAAGGCTGGGGTAATAGGGTATTTCTTTCCATCTTCGGTGATAAAAGGAATGCTCTCTGCAATTGGGATCATTATTTTCTTGAAACAAATACCATTGGCAATGGGATTTGATGATCAATCTGAGAGTGTTTTTTCCTTCTTTGAGACTACAGGACAGGACACTTTTTTAAGCTTGGCTCACATGACAGATTATGTTTCTGTAGGGGTTGTTTTAATAACAGCTATTTCCTTAATGATCTTGTTGCTTTGGGATAAGGTATTGGCAAAGAGGAGTAAATTCTTCAAACTGGTACCGGGACCTTTGGTTGCTGTTATTGCAGGGATTATTTATCAACTAATCTTTAGGGATACTGCTTCCATTTTGGAAATTACGGGGAACAATCTTGTGATCGTACCTGTACCCGATGGCATTTCAGATTTTATTGGGCAATTTACCTTCCCGGATTTCACGCAACTTGGGAATTCTAAAATTTATATGGTAGCAATTACCATTGCGGTGGTTGCCAGTTTGGAAACATTATTGAGTGTGGAGGCTACAGATAAATTAGATCCCAAAAAGAGAGTAACACCCACAAATAGGGAGCTTATGGCGCAAGGTTTAGGAAACACATTTTCTGGTTTAGTTGGGGGTTTACCAATTACTCAAGTAATTGTAAGAAGTACCGCCAATGTTATGAGCGGCGGTAAAACAAAACTTTCTACTATACTTCACGGATTTTTACTGCTTTTTAGTGTCCTGTTAATTCCGCGTTTTCTCAATTTAATTCCACTGGGAGTATTGGCGGCGGTATTATTGATAATTGGTTACAAATTGGCCAATCCCAAACAATACGTTCAAATGTTCAAACTGGGCAAATCCCAGTTTGTTCCCTTTGTTGTTACGGTTGTGGCAATAGTGGCAACAGATCTTTTAGTGGGCATCCTGTTGGGACTATCCGTTGGGATTATCACCATTTTGATAAATAGCTATAAGAACTCACATTTTCTACATATTGAGGATGTTTCCAATGGCAAAAGCAAAATGAAAATGGTGTTTGCAGAAGAGGTTACATTTCTAAACAAAGGAGCAATTCAACGTGAGCTTAATTCCTTGCCAAAAAACACCTCTTTAGATATTGACGTGACCAAAACCAAATCTTTGGATCTGGATGTTTTGGAGATCCTGGATGATTTTGCAATTACAGCAAGCAACAGGAACATAAACATCAAACTTATTTCTGAAAGGGGGGAGTTTGAAAACCCCGTTAATTATAGAGAGATCTTTGGAGTAGAAGTTTTTGAACCAGCACATTAA
- a CDS encoding tetratricopeptide repeat protein — protein MKRILFLLLLICAPMVAQNNALFQKANNAYNTGNYPEAISLYTEVLENGEESAELYFNLGNAHYKLNHIAESVYNYEKALLLDPADKTIQNNLEFANNMVIDDIKEVPKSGLSNFITSTISIFSFNGWAWIAILGAAIFAVLFLLYYFSVASKWKRLFFTVAITAVIISFISLIFAFHLKNVTLNNEFAIVFAEEVPVRSEPNLRGNELFLLHEGTKVQILNTFQDWIQLELANGSTGWTDKSSLKFLR, from the coding sequence ATGAAAAGAATACTGTTCCTTTTACTATTAATTTGTGCTCCAATGGTGGCGCAGAACAATGCATTGTTCCAAAAAGCCAACAATGCCTATAATACAGGGAATTATCCCGAAGCAATAAGCTTATATACCGAAGTGCTGGAAAACGGGGAAGAATCGGCAGAGTTGTATTTCAATTTAGGGAATGCTCATTATAAGCTCAATCATATAGCTGAAAGTGTTTATAATTATGAAAAAGCCTTATTGCTAGATCCTGCAGACAAAACGATCCAAAACAATCTGGAATTTGCCAATAATATGGTAATAGACGATATTAAGGAAGTGCCAAAATCGGGACTATCCAATTTTATCACCAGTACGATCAGTATTTTCAGTTTTAATGGATGGGCGTGGATCGCGATACTGGGAGCTGCAATTTTTGCAGTACTATTTTTACTCTACTATTTTAGTGTGGCCAGTAAATGGAAACGCCTATTTTTTACCGTTGCAATTACCGCTGTAATAATTTCCTTTATCTCTTTGATTTTCGCGTTTCATTTAAAAAACGTTACTCTAAACAATGAGTTTGCCATCGTTTTTGCTGAAGAAGTACCGGTGCGTAGTGAGCCTAATTTAAGGGGGAACGAGCTATTTCTCCTTCATGAAGGCACAAAAGTGCAAATTCTTAACACCTTTCAGGATTGGATTCAATTAGAACTGGCCAATGGTTCCACAGGATGGACAGACAAGTCTTCACTCAAATTTCTTAGATAG
- a CDS encoding BatD family protein, which translates to MKLRIIILSFFLAISTISVAQVKFEAKASKNKLGVNERLRVDFEMNKDGDNFMPPSFNGFTVVGGPNQAVSNSWINGKRTYSKTYSYFLAPTSRGKFTIAQAEITIDDEVYKTTPIQVEVTGAVATPKDGDNSDFVASENLHLVAEISDSNPFLNEAITVVYKLYVSPLVSVSNWREMDSPVYSDFWSQNIDIRQLKIESGTYEGEPYRFVVLRKTILYPQKTGELEIQPLALTVSVDVPSERRDIFGGRLYKTVDKTVTAGKRTINVKPLPLANKPANFTGAVGNFDFKVNASKTQLAATESLTLKVQVSGKGNLKLFDLPKLEVPSSIELYEPERIENVRTDLNGTQGSIADTYTVVPNQKGNFPIPALSFSYFDLSSKSYKTINAEEILLEVSGAPATSSFSAGNNGVNKLPVEATGKQFEYIKLNTDLKPINSGPFLGSAIFWTFLSLPIAIVFLGILLGKKRREMADDVQGKKIKKANRLAKKYLSEAKNNLGDQKAFYIALERALHNYLKAKLHIQTNEMSKDKIDALLQDRKVDPTTTKEFISLIESCEFARYAPSSSVAMNQDYEKAAATISALDKQL; encoded by the coding sequence ATGAAATTAAGAATAATCATACTGTCGTTTTTTCTGGCGATATCTACAATTTCTGTTGCTCAGGTAAAGTTTGAAGCCAAAGCGAGCAAGAATAAGTTGGGAGTTAACGAACGCCTAAGAGTAGATTTTGAGATGAACAAGGATGGAGATAATTTTATGCCACCTTCATTCAATGGATTTACTGTGGTTGGCGGGCCAAATCAGGCAGTTAGCAATAGTTGGATCAATGGGAAACGCACCTACTCTAAAACATACAGTTACTTTCTGGCACCAACATCGCGAGGAAAATTTACAATAGCGCAAGCAGAGATAACCATAGACGATGAGGTCTATAAAACAACGCCAATCCAAGTAGAAGTTACCGGCGCAGTGGCAACGCCCAAAGACGGTGATAATTCAGATTTTGTTGCTTCAGAAAACCTTCATCTTGTTGCAGAGATTTCCGATTCCAATCCGTTTTTAAATGAAGCCATCACGGTGGTCTATAAATTATATGTGAGCCCCTTGGTGAGTGTAAGCAATTGGAGGGAAATGGATAGCCCCGTTTACAGCGATTTTTGGAGCCAGAATATAGATATTAGGCAGTTAAAAATTGAATCAGGTACATATGAAGGAGAACCATATAGGTTTGTAGTTCTTAGAAAGACCATTTTATATCCACAAAAAACCGGGGAGCTTGAAATTCAACCTTTGGCTTTAACAGTATCTGTGGACGTGCCTAGTGAGCGACGGGATATTTTTGGTGGCAGACTTTATAAAACGGTAGATAAGACGGTTACTGCGGGAAAAAGGACCATCAATGTGAAGCCATTGCCACTTGCCAATAAGCCCGCCAACTTCACTGGGGCTGTTGGGAACTTTGATTTTAAGGTGAACGCAAGTAAGACCCAGTTAGCTGCAACCGAATCTTTAACGCTAAAAGTTCAAGTTTCCGGGAAAGGAAATTTAAAACTTTTTGATCTTCCGAAGTTGGAGGTTCCAAGTTCTATAGAATTATACGAGCCGGAACGTATTGAAAATGTTAGAACAGATCTCAACGGCACACAAGGAAGTATTGCAGATACGTATACCGTTGTGCCCAATCAAAAAGGGAATTTTCCAATTCCTGCTTTATCCTTTTCCTATTTCGATTTAAGCAGTAAAAGTTATAAGACCATTAATGCTGAAGAAATTTTGTTGGAAGTTTCGGGTGCCCCTGCAACTTCCTCATTTTCGGCTGGGAATAATGGGGTAAATAAACTGCCTGTTGAAGCCACCGGAAAGCAGTTTGAATATATCAAGTTAAACACTGATCTAAAGCCTATAAATTCCGGGCCATTTTTGGGTTCAGCAATATTTTGGACATTTTTGTCGCTTCCCATTGCAATTGTATTCTTGGGAATTCTTCTTGGGAAAAAGAGACGGGAAATGGCAGATGATGTACAGGGCAAAAAGATTAAAAAAGCGAATCGCCTTGCAAAGAAATACCTTTCTGAGGCTAAGAACAACTTGGGAGATCAAAAGGCATTTTATATAGCTCTGGAGCGCGCATTGCACAATTATCTCAAAGCCAAGTTGCATATCCAGACCAACGAAATGAGCAAAGATAAAATAGATGCGCTGTTGCAAGACAGGAAAGTGGATCCAACAACGACCAAAGAATTTATTTCCCTTATAGAAAGTTGTGAGTTTGCCAGGTATGCTCCTTCGTCCAGTGTTGCCATGAATCAGGATTATGAAAAAGCCGCAGCTACCATTTCAGCATTAGATAAACAGTTATAA
- a CDS encoding tetratricopeptide repeat protein produces MKNFLRNHLIPSRINLILVGFFLFVSSLQAQTLQENDKKLNRETNKILKTAEEELGENDFSSAEASYRKAVSKNESSTKARYNMANMYYGKEKPAQATSRYKEAAKVAETKDAKHDVFHNMGNSYMDQKKYAEAIAAYKNALRNNPTDEQTRYNLALAKKMLEKQQQENKDQDDKKDDQKDKEQEKEDQNKEKKEDEQGEKDKKDQGDNKENEGGDKEKEPKKEPEKPDDKGEPKDQKEQKDEKGDQEKEQPQQPQSGQLSPQQIKNLLEAMNNEEKKVQDKINAEKAKGAKTRTAKDW; encoded by the coding sequence ATGAAGAACTTTTTGAGAAATCATTTAATTCCATCGCGCATCAACTTAATTTTGGTGGGCTTTTTCTTGTTTGTTTCAAGCTTACAAGCACAAACGCTTCAAGAGAACGATAAGAAATTGAATCGGGAAACCAATAAGATCTTAAAAACTGCTGAAGAAGAATTGGGGGAAAACGATTTTTCTTCCGCAGAAGCTTCCTATAGAAAGGCGGTTTCTAAAAACGAATCCAGTACTAAGGCCAGATATAACATGGCGAATATGTACTACGGAAAAGAAAAGCCTGCACAAGCCACTTCCAGATACAAAGAGGCTGCAAAAGTGGCAGAAACAAAGGATGCCAAGCATGATGTTTTTCATAATATGGGGAATTCCTATATGGACCAAAAAAAATATGCAGAAGCAATAGCCGCTTATAAAAATGCGTTGAGAAATAACCCAACAGATGAGCAAACCAGGTACAATTTGGCCTTAGCGAAGAAAATGTTGGAAAAGCAGCAGCAAGAAAACAAAGATCAGGACGACAAAAAGGACGATCAAAAAGATAAAGAGCAGGAAAAAGAAGATCAGAATAAAGAGAAAAAGGAAGACGAGCAAGGGGAAAAGGATAAAAAAGATCAAGGGGATAATAAGGAGAATGAAGGTGGCGATAAGGAAAAGGAGCCTAAAAAAGAACCTGAAAAGCCAGATGATAAAGGAGAGCCTAAAGATCAGAAAGAACAAAAAGATGAAAAAGGAGATCAAGAAAAAGAGCAGCCACAACAGCCGCAGTCAGGACAGCTTTCCCCTCAGCAAATAAAAAATTTATTGGAAGCCATGAACAACGAAGAGAAAAAGGTTCAGGATAAAATAAATGCTGAAAAGGCAAAAGGGGCAAAAACAAGGACTGCCAAAGACTGGTAA
- a CDS encoding vWA domain-containing protein has translation MYILEEEKFFWLLLIIPALIVLFVGLLFWRKSKQKQFASPEMLEQLTPDKSVFKPWLKFSLLLLAFVFLILALVNPKIGTKMETVTREGVDIVFAIDVSKSMEAEDVAPNRLEKSKQLVTQIINNLASDRIGIIAYAGSAFPQLPITTDYASAKMFLQAMNTDMVSSQGTAIKEAIELSSTYFNEEDQTSKVLFIISDGEDHEGDIGNVAKEAADKGIRIFTIGVGSLKGGPIPIKRNGVVQTYKKDQNGETVITKLNEATLKEIADDANGEYIQGNVTNEVLEKVTESLQKLDKTEFEAKQFADYQSQFQWFLGLAILLLLLDVFLLERKTKWIKRLNLFNEHKK, from the coding sequence ATGTATATTTTAGAAGAAGAAAAATTTTTCTGGTTATTGCTGATTATCCCGGCTTTAATAGTTCTTTTTGTAGGTTTATTGTTTTGGAGAAAATCCAAGCAAAAACAATTTGCTTCTCCGGAAATGCTGGAGCAACTCACACCAGATAAATCTGTTTTTAAACCCTGGTTAAAATTCAGTTTGTTGTTATTGGCTTTTGTGTTTTTAATTCTTGCCTTGGTAAATCCTAAAATAGGAACCAAGATGGAAACGGTGACCAGGGAAGGGGTAGATATTGTTTTTGCGATAGATGTTTCCAAAAGTATGGAGGCAGAAGATGTTGCCCCTAATAGATTGGAAAAGTCCAAACAATTGGTAACCCAGATCATAAATAATCTGGCAAGTGACCGAATTGGAATTATTGCCTACGCTGGAAGTGCTTTCCCGCAACTGCCAATTACCACCGATTATGCTTCGGCCAAGATGTTCTTACAGGCCATGAACACCGATATGGTTTCGTCACAAGGAACCGCCATTAAAGAGGCAATCGAACTTTCTTCTACTTATTTCAACGAAGAAGACCAGACCAGCAAGGTGCTTTTTATTATTAGCGATGGGGAAGACCACGAAGGCGATATTGGAAATGTGGCAAAAGAAGCAGCCGATAAAGGGATCCGTATCTTTACAATAGGTGTAGGTTCTTTAAAAGGCGGGCCAATCCCAATCAAAAGAAATGGGGTGGTACAGACGTATAAAAAAGACCAGAATGGTGAAACGGTGATCACTAAACTGAATGAGGCTACTTTGAAAGAAATTGCAGATGATGCCAATGGAGAATATATTCAAGGGAATGTTACCAATGAAGTTCTGGAAAAAGTGACAGAAAGCCTTCAAAAACTGGATAAAACCGAGTTTGAAGCCAAGCAATTTGCAGATTATCAGTCACAATTTCAGTGGTTTTTGGGATTGGCAATATTGTTGCTGCTCTTAGATGTCTTTTTATTGGAAAGAAAAACCAAATGGATCAAGAGATTGAACCTGTTTAATGAACATAAAAAATAA
- a CDS encoding vWA domain-containing protein, producing the protein MFDNFTFESPQFFWLLVLLPIAAVWYFWKRDKQQASLKMSSTQGFKKNHSVLPYLKHGLFLLRLVALALLIVAMARPRTTDISTKTTSTEGIDIVLAIDVSASMLARDLKPNRLEALKEVASEFIKGRPTDRIGLVQYAGESFTKTPITSDKAVVLSSLKDIDYSPVLVNGTAIGMGLATSVNRIKDSKALSKVIILLTDGVNNAGFIDPKIASELAVEYGIKVYTIGVGSNGMALSPIGILPNGNFRYGNQKVEIDEDLLKEIARTTGGKYFRATNNKKLEDIYEEIDSLEKTEVEEFKYYNYQENFRMLVLIAGFLLLLELFLRFTIFRSFI; encoded by the coding sequence ATGTTTGACAATTTCACATTTGAAAGCCCTCAATTTTTTTGGCTTTTGGTTTTACTGCCGATTGCAGCGGTTTGGTATTTTTGGAAACGGGACAAACAGCAAGCATCTTTGAAGATGTCCAGCACCCAAGGTTTTAAAAAGAATCACAGCGTACTGCCTTATTTAAAACATGGGTTATTCCTATTGCGCTTAGTTGCTTTGGCCTTGCTTATTGTGGCAATGGCAAGACCTAGAACCACAGATATTTCAACAAAAACCACTTCTACAGAAGGAATAGATATTGTGCTTGCCATAGATGTTTCCGCAAGTATGCTAGCTCGCGATCTAAAACCCAATAGGCTTGAGGCCTTAAAGGAAGTGGCAAGTGAATTTATCAAGGGTAGACCTACGGACAGAATTGGACTGGTGCAATATGCGGGAGAAAGCTTCACTAAAACCCCTATCACCAGTGATAAAGCGGTTGTGTTGAGTTCTCTTAAAGATATAGATTACAGTCCGGTTTTGGTGAATGGAACCGCTATTGGAATGGGTTTGGCAACATCTGTTAACCGAATTAAGGATAGTAAGGCTTTGAGCAAAGTTATTATTTTATTAACAGATGGGGTAAACAACGCTGGCTTTATAGACCCTAAGATCGCAAGTGAATTGGCAGTTGAATATGGTATTAAAGTATATACTATTGGAGTTGGGAGCAACGGGATGGCACTTTCCCCAATAGGGATTTTACCAAATGGGAATTTTCGATATGGAAACCAGAAAGTAGAAATAGATGAAGATTTGCTAAAGGAAATTGCCAGGACCACCGGAGGGAAATATTTTAGGGCCACCAATAATAAGAAGTTGGAAGATATCTATGAAGAAATAGATAGTCTGGAAAAAACCGAAGTAGAAGAATTTAAATATTATAATTATCAGGAGAATTTTAGAATGCTGGTATTAATCGCCGGATTTTTATTGCTGCTGGAATTATTTTTGAGGTTCACGATTTTTAGAAGTTTTATTTAG
- a CDS encoding BatD family protein, producing the protein MQLAYIFNLSSYVKGIGKMALFALLLFTSLNSFAQTPKISAEIDSASIKIGEQIKYKISVEADSTVLVVFPEGATFNPLEVVESLSTDTSRIENRFRLLKEYYLTQFDSGSYTIPQQRVLINERAFLTDSFRVEVADVVVDTTKQKMFPIKPAMEVPSGFEIPNWVWWVLGFLIVAGIVFYFIRRKKKRDAAIKQLPPYERALFELEQLDKSHLLEKRQTKEYYSKLTEAVRRYIEDEVHLRAMESTTSELIHFLELKKETGELKLSEQTITDLQVILQRADLAKFANTKPDIITAKSDRSKIEHVIIDTKAAIPEPTEEELLKDEEYRQLQLKKKKKKKIITASLVGLILIFIIGTVLVNTKGYDYLVDLFGGNPTKELLDGEWIQSEYGDPSVSIITPRVLKRGELDMPNEAKEMLVGNETFIDGDLDEELYVVLSTVRFQQGVKFELDTAVDGVYANLEKKGAKNIITKDEEYSTLEGVKGVKVFGTLEMEIPKKDRSINKKYMILNFAVNGGFQQITVLYNEQDEYADEIANRIINSVEFEKPIN; encoded by the coding sequence ATGCAACTTGCTTATATTTTTAATTTATCTAGTTACGTGAAAGGCATAGGAAAAATGGCACTTTTCGCACTGTTATTGTTTACATCCCTAAATAGTTTTGCTCAAACCCCAAAAATTTCTGCGGAAATAGATTCTGCTTCAATAAAAATTGGAGAACAAATAAAATATAAAATCTCTGTTGAGGCCGATTCTACAGTGTTGGTAGTCTTTCCGGAAGGTGCAACCTTTAATCCTTTGGAAGTGGTGGAATCTCTATCTACCGATACTTCCAGGATAGAAAATAGGTTTAGATTATTAAAAGAGTATTATTTAACCCAGTTTGATTCGGGGAGTTATACCATTCCGCAGCAGCGGGTTTTAATAAATGAGCGTGCATTTTTAACAGATTCTTTTCGGGTGGAAGTTGCCGATGTGGTGGTAGATACCACCAAACAAAAAATGTTTCCCATAAAACCAGCTATGGAAGTGCCTTCTGGTTTCGAAATTCCGAATTGGGTGTGGTGGGTTTTAGGTTTCCTTATAGTTGCTGGGATTGTTTTTTATTTTATCCGAAGAAAAAAGAAAAGGGATGCCGCCATCAAACAATTGCCTCCTTATGAGCGGGCTTTGTTCGAGTTGGAGCAACTCGATAAATCCCATTTATTGGAAAAAAGGCAAACCAAGGAATACTATTCAAAATTAACCGAAGCGGTTAGAAGATATATAGAAGATGAGGTGCATTTAAGGGCCATGGAAAGTACCACCTCAGAGCTTATTCATTTCTTGGAACTCAAAAAAGAAACAGGAGAGCTTAAGCTAAGTGAGCAAACTATCACAGATCTTCAAGTGATTTTACAACGTGCCGATCTCGCGAAATTCGCCAATACCAAGCCAGATATTATTACCGCAAAATCTGATAGGTCTAAAATTGAACACGTAATTATAGATACCAAAGCTGCAATTCCCGAGCCGACAGAAGAAGAATTGTTAAAAGATGAGGAATACAGGCAACTTCAATTAAAAAAGAAAAAAAAGAAAAAGATCATCACGGCTTCGCTGGTTGGATTAATTCTGATTTTCATTATAGGAACCGTACTTGTAAATACTAAAGGTTACGACTATTTGGTAGACCTATTTGGCGGGAATCCCACAAAGGAATTGTTGGATGGCGAATGGATACAAAGCGAATATGGAGATCCATCGGTTAGCATTATTACGCCGCGGGTTCTAAAACGCGGGGAGCTGGATATGCCAAATGAAGCCAAGGAAATGTTGGTGGGCAATGAAACTTTTATCGACGGTGATCTAGATGAAGAGCTGTATGTGGTTTTAAGTACGGTAAGGTTTCAGCAGGGTGTGAAATTTGAATTGGATACTGCTGTAGATGGTGTTTATGCCAATTTGGAAAAGAAGGGTGCTAAAAACATCATTACAAAAGATGAAGAATATAGCACCTTGGAAGGGGTGAAAGGCGTTAAAGTTTTCGGCACCCTAGAAATGGAAATCCCGAAAAAGGATAGGAGCATCAACAAGAAATATATGATCCTGAATTTTGCCGTAAATGGTGGTTTTCAGCAAATAACAGTGCTCTATAATGAGCAAGATGAATATGCCGATGAGATCGCAAATAGAATAATCAATTCCGTTGAATTTGAAAAACCCATTAATTAA
- a CDS encoding DUF58 domain-containing protein, with protein sequence MDTKELLKKVRKIEIKTKRLSNHVFGGEYHSTFKGRGMTFSEVRSYQFGDDVRSIDWNVTARYNEPFVKVFEEERELTMMLVVDISGSEFFGTKSQSKKEIITEIAATLAFSATQNNDKIGLLLFSDQMELFIPPKKGRSHVLRIIRELLEFEPKGKNTNLVEALKYVSSVMKKKAIVFVLSDFMDDGYQQTLKILSGKHDVTGIRIYDEREEEIPNLGLVQMLDSETGEMMMVNTGAKSVRTNYAKYFREREVYFKDSFNKSGAGTINTRVDEGYVKKLLGYFKRRG encoded by the coding sequence ATGGATACCAAAGAACTACTTAAGAAAGTCCGAAAAATTGAGATCAAGACCAAGCGTTTGAGCAATCACGTGTTTGGTGGAGAGTATCATTCTACATTCAAGGGTCGTGGAATGACTTTTAGTGAAGTACGGAGTTATCAATTTGGGGACGATGTTAGAAGTATAGATTGGAATGTAACCGCCAGATATAATGAGCCATTTGTAAAGGTTTTTGAAGAAGAAAGAGAGCTGACCATGATGTTGGTGGTGGATATTTCAGGATCCGAATTTTTTGGAACCAAATCTCAATCTAAAAAGGAAATTATTACAGAAATCGCAGCGACTTTGGCATTTTCAGCAACTCAAAATAATGATAAAATAGGCCTGTTGTTATTTTCAGATCAAATGGAATTATTTATTCCGCCGAAAAAGGGCAGATCTCATGTGCTTCGAATTATCAGGGAATTGCTGGAATTCGAACCTAAAGGCAAGAATACAAATCTTGTTGAAGCCCTGAAATATGTGAGCAGTGTAATGAAGAAGAAAGCGATCGTCTTTGTGCTTTCAGATTTTATGGACGATGGCTATCAGCAAACATTGAAAATCCTCAGTGGAAAGCACGATGTTACAGGAATTCGTATTTACGATGAGCGGGAAGAAGAAATTCCTAACCTTGGGTTGGTACAAATGTTGGATAGTGAAACTGGTGAAATGATGATGGTGAATACAGGAGCCAAATCTGTTAGAACCAACTATGCAAAATATTTCAGGGAACGGGAAGTTTATTTTAAAGACAGCTTTAATAAAAGCGGCGCAGGCACTATAAATACACGTGTGGATGAAGGTTATGTAAAAAAACTGTTGGGTTATTTTAAAAGAAGAGGCTAA
- a CDS encoding AAA family ATPase — translation MIENNAPVDISSLNEKIERESAFVDILTTEINKVIVGQKEMVERLLIGLLGQGHILLEGVPGLAKTLAINTLSQAVHGSFSRIQFTPDLLPADVVGTMIYNMKVNDFSIKKGPIFANFVLADEINRAPAKVQSALLEAMQEKQVTIGDETFILDRPFLVMATQNPVEQEGTYPLPEAQVDRFMLKTVIKYPEMAHEQLIIRANLKDGFEKVNQVVSLEQIARAQAAVREVYMDEKIEKYILDIVFATRNPEKYNLPELKPLINFGASPRGSINLAIAAKCYAFIKRRGYVIPEDVRAIVYDVLRHRIGITYEAEAENVTSEDIIQKIINEVEVP, via the coding sequence ATGATAGAAAATAATGCGCCGGTAGACATTTCAAGTCTTAATGAGAAAATAGAAAGAGAGAGTGCCTTTGTAGATATTCTTACGACCGAGATCAATAAAGTGATCGTTGGGCAAAAGGAAATGGTAGAGCGTTTATTAATTGGTTTATTGGGGCAAGGGCACATCCTTTTAGAAGGTGTTCCCGGTCTTGCAAAAACCTTAGCAATTAACACGCTTTCACAAGCGGTACACGGAAGTTTTAGTAGAATCCAGTTTACTCCGGATCTTTTGCCCGCAGATGTTGTGGGAACCATGATCTATAATATGAAGGTCAATGATTTCAGCATTAAAAAAGGGCCGATTTTCGCCAATTTTGTATTGGCAGATGAGATCAACCGTGCACCGGCAAAAGTGCAATCGGCACTTTTGGAAGCAATGCAGGAAAAGCAAGTTACTATTGGCGACGAAACCTTTATTTTAGATAGGCCGTTTTTGGTAATGGCTACACAAAACCCGGTGGAGCAAGAAGGAACATATCCGTTGCCGGAAGCTCAGGTAGATAGGTTCATGCTGAAGACGGTGATCAAGTATCCAGAAATGGCGCATGAACAACTTATTATAAGGGCCAATTTAAAGGATGGGTTCGAGAAAGTGAACCAGGTGGTGAGCTTGGAGCAAATTGCCAGAGCGCAAGCTGCAGTGCGTGAAGTGTATATGGACGAGAAGATCGAAAAATATATTTTGGATATCGTCTTTGCTACCAGAAATCCTGAGAAATATAATCTACCAGAATTAAAACCACTTATAAACTTTGGAGCTTCTCCTCGGGGAAGTATCAATTTGGCCATCGCAGCCAAATGTTATGCTTTTATAAAACGAAGGGGCTATGTGATTCCTGAAGATGTTCGAGCCATTGTTTACGATGTGTTGAGACATAGGATTGGAATTACTTATGAAGCCGAGGCAGAAAACGTAACTTCCGAAGATATTATCCAGAAGATCATCAATGAGGTAGAAGTGCCCTAG